In the Bacteroidales bacterium genome, one interval contains:
- a CDS encoding electron transfer flavoprotein subunit alpha/FixB family protein, translating to MKNVIVYCEITEEGHVADVSLELLSKGRKLANEINTQLDAVIIGNNLKEIEKEVFPFGVDNIYIAEDKRLFPFSTLPHSNIVINLFKEIEPEIALFGATSVGRDLAPRVASALRCGLTADCTSLEIGSYEDNKSGQKYDKLLYQIRPAFGGNIIATIINPKTRPQMATVREGVMKKEIVATSYKGKVITLDIKKYFVDTDFVVEIIDRQIEAQKVNIKGAQIIVAGGYGIGSKENFNALYEFADAIGAEVGATRAAVDAGFAPHERQVGQTGVTVRPKLYIACGISGAVQHRAGMDQSSKIISINTDPEAPINAIADYVIIGNVMEVLPKMLNFYRKNSK from the coding sequence ATGAAGAATGTAATTGTATATTGCGAAATAACAGAAGAAGGTCATGTGGCAGATGTTAGCCTTGAACTTCTCAGTAAGGGCCGTAAGTTGGCAAATGAAATTAATACTCAATTAGATGCAGTAATAATCGGTAATAATTTAAAAGAAATTGAAAAAGAAGTTTTTCCTTTCGGCGTTGATAATATTTATATTGCTGAGGACAAACGTCTTTTTCCTTTCAGTACATTACCGCATTCAAATATTGTTATCAATCTTTTTAAAGAAATTGAACCGGAAATAGCTCTTTTCGGAGCTACATCCGTTGGAAGAGATCTTGCACCGAGAGTAGCTTCCGCACTTCGTTGCGGATTAACTGCCGACTGTACAAGTCTTGAAATCGGTTCTTATGAAGACAATAAATCGGGACAAAAATATGATAAGCTTCTCTATCAAATTCGCCCGGCTTTTGGTGGAAATATAATTGCAACAATTATCAATCCTAAAACCCGCCCTCAAATGGCAACTGTTCGCGAAGGCGTTATGAAAAAGGAAATTGTAGCAACCAGTTATAAAGGTAAAGTTATAACTTTAGATATAAAAAAATATTTTGTCGATACCGATTTCGTCGTAGAAATAATAGATCGTCAAATTGAAGCACAGAAAGTCAATATTAAAGGTGCACAAATCATTGTTGCTGGCGGTTACGGTATTGGAAGTAAAGAAAATTTTAATGCTCTTTACGAATTTGCCGATGCAATCGGTGCTGAAGTAGGTGCTACCAGAGCTGCGGTTGATGCAGGATTTGCACCGCACGAACGTCAGGTCGGGCAAACCGGTGTTACCGTTCGTCCCAAACTTTACATTGCCTGCGGTATCTCAGGCGCCGTACAACATAGAGCCGGAATGGATCAATCCTCAAAAATTATTTCCATCAATACAGATCCCGAAGCTCCTATCAATGCAATTGCCGATTATGTAATTATCGGAAATGTTATGGAAGTTCTGCCGAAAATGTTGAACTTTTATAGAAAAAATAGTAAATAA
- a CDS encoding electron transfer flavoprotein subunit beta/FixA family protein yields MSFRIVVLAKQVPDTRNVGKDAMKADGTVNRAALPAIFNPEDLNALEMALQMKDKMKDAEVIIVTMGPARASEIIREAMYRGADAGYLLTDGKFAGSDTLATSYALSLAVKKLFPCDVIIAGRQAIDGDTAQVGPQTAEKLNIPQITYAEELLDINKSSLTIKRRLEGGTETVKSSLPVLITVHSSAPECRPRNAKLTMKYKHAKTVTEFQNEDSDYTLMRDTRPYLCISEWTVANLDADEKLLGLGGSPTKVKNIENVVLTHKDASILSSSDKDIDLLMKELIASHVIG; encoded by the coding sequence ATGAGTTTTAGAATTGTAGTTCTAGCAAAACAAGTGCCCGATACACGTAACGTCGGTAAAGATGCAATGAAAGCCGACGGAACGGTTAACAGAGCCGCGCTTCCCGCGATATTCAATCCGGAGGATCTCAATGCTCTCGAAATGGCACTACAAATGAAAGACAAAATGAAAGATGCCGAAGTCATTATTGTGACTATGGGTCCTGCCAGAGCATCGGAAATAATAAGAGAAGCTATGTACAGAGGCGCAGACGCAGGTTACCTGCTCACAGACGGTAAATTCGCCGGCTCAGATACACTGGCAACTTCTTACGCTTTATCTCTTGCTGTAAAAAAATTATTTCCTTGTGATGTAATCATAGCAGGACGTCAAGCTATAGACGGCGATACCGCCCAAGTTGGCCCTCAGACGGCAGAAAAGCTTAATATCCCTCAAATTACTTACGCAGAAGAATTATTGGACATAAATAAAAGTAGTCTTACAATAAAACGCCGCCTTGAAGGCGGTACGGAAACTGTAAAATCAAGCTTGCCGGTATTAATAACTGTTCATAGTTCCGCACCCGAATGCAGACCGCGTAATGCCAAACTTACTATGAAATATAAACATGCCAAAACAGTTACCGAATTCCAGAATGAAGACAGTGACTATACTTTGATGCGTGATACTCGTCCTTACCTTTGTATTTCGGAATGGACTGTTGCAAACCTTGATGCTGATGAGAAACTTTTAGGCTTAGGCGGATCTCCTACTAAAGTTAAAAATATCGAAAACGTTGTTCTTACACATAAAGATGCTTCGATTTTATCGTCATCGGATAAAGATATTGATTTATTAATGAAAGAATTGATCGCAAGTCATGTGATCGGCTAA
- a CDS encoding V-type ATP synthase subunit K encodes MEPIVFAYIGIGLMLALSGIGSAYGVTYAGNAAVGAMKKNPDAFGNYLVLSALPGTQGLYGFLGFFLLQGALVPTISWGAAAGIFGAGMALGLVALFSAIRQGQLCANGVAGIGAGYDVFGKTLILAVFPELYAIVSLAAVFLIRGLIGA; translated from the coding sequence ATGGAACCAATTGTTTTCGCTTACATTGGAATCGGGTTGATGTTAGCTTTGTCCGGAATCGGCAGTGCTTACGGAGTAACCTACGCAGGAAATGCAGCTGTGGGAGCTATGAAGAAAAATCCCGATGCATTCGGTAATTATCTTGTTTTAAGTGCTCTTCCCGGCACACAAGGTTTATATGGATTTTTAGGCTTTTTCCTTTTACAAGGAGCTTTAGTTCCTACCATATCTTGGGGAGCAGCTGCCGGAATTTTTGGAGCCGGTATGGCTTTAGGTCTCGTTGCTCTATTTTCAGCTATCCGTCAGGGTCAACTTTGTGCTAATGGAGTTGCAGGTATAGGCGCCGGATATGACGTATTCGGTAAAACTCTTATCTTAGCGGTATTCCCTGAACTTTATGCTATAGTTTCATTAGCCGCTGTATTTTTAATCAGAGGTTTAATAGGAGCTTAA
- a CDS encoding ATPase codes for MKKYSFLLYHKDYENFINKLYEIGVAHIIEKEDFTVINEKLDDKLSLMKKYTSYIKFLKQFAKTREITDLSPAQENISNEALIKYEEIKKHEEAIKHRLATIKKDIVALTPWGDFDFKRIKQLAENGYYINFFTCPERNFLKEWQDEYNALIISESSSQYYFITVTKEKHVNIEADTVKLPNERLSDLYSEQEKLEKDLDKILITTDEYVKEYLLTLEKEAKHNQTDFDFSKVRLETEDIAGDKVKLIECWVPEEKETPLLEALTNGDILYTSREAEVGEKVPILLKNNKIARLFEPIGELYTLPEYGELDLTPFFAPFYMLFFGLCLGDAGYGVLMAVASLFAIKFIPKMKNIFKLTFWLGIATIIFGTISGTFFGIELLNVDWPWMTNLKKIMLDQNQLFYNALIIGVVQILFGMCLKVVNMIKHKNYGGMFSTLGWLTLILGMGGTFLLSSQGIVTAGVAKIMYIVFGAISFVLIFVLNNLKRNVFINVGAGLWDTYNMVTGILGDVLSYIRLFALGICGAVMGFVFNDLAINLSPDIIIVKQIVMIIILLIGHGMNIFMSGLSAFVHPMRLTFVEFYKNAGFTGGGKKYSPFADKNK; via the coding sequence ATGAAAAAATATTCTTTTCTTTTATATCATAAAGACTACGAAAATTTCATAAATAAACTATATGAAATCGGTGTGGCACATATAATTGAAAAAGAAGATTTTACCGTTATAAATGAAAAACTCGACGATAAATTATCGTTGATGAAAAAATACACTTCATATATTAAGTTTTTGAAGCAATTTGCCAAAACAAGGGAAATTACCGATCTTTCTCCGGCTCAGGAAAATATTTCTAATGAAGCTCTTATAAAATATGAAGAAATTAAAAAGCACGAAGAAGCTATCAAACATAGATTGGCAACTATCAAAAAAGATATAGTTGCACTAACACCTTGGGGCGATTTCGACTTCAAACGGATTAAGCAATTAGCTGAAAACGGATATTACATTAATTTCTTCACATGCCCTGAAAGGAATTTCTTAAAAGAGTGGCAAGATGAATACAACGCTTTGATAATAAGTGAATCGTCTTCTCAATATTATTTCATCACGGTAACAAAAGAAAAACATGTTAATATCGAGGCCGATACGGTAAAATTACCTAATGAAAGACTTAGTGATTTGTATTCGGAACAGGAAAAATTAGAAAAGGATTTAGATAAAATTCTAATTACTACTGATGAGTATGTTAAGGAATATTTGTTAACTTTAGAAAAAGAGGCTAAACACAATCAAACCGATTTTGATTTCTCTAAGGTAAGATTAGAAACCGAAGATATTGCAGGTGATAAGGTTAAACTTATTGAATGCTGGGTTCCGGAAGAAAAGGAAACTCCTTTACTCGAAGCACTTACCAACGGCGATATTCTTTACACATCACGCGAAGCGGAAGTAGGAGAAAAAGTTCCTATTCTTCTCAAAAACAATAAAATTGCAAGATTGTTTGAACCTATTGGTGAGCTTTATACTTTACCGGAATATGGCGAATTGGATTTAACACCATTTTTCGCTCCTTTCTATATGCTCTTTTTCGGCTTATGTTTAGGTGATGCCGGTTACGGAGTTCTCATGGCGGTTGCCTCATTATTCGCAATAAAGTTCATACCAAAAATGAAAAACATATTCAAGTTAACATTTTGGTTGGGCATTGCTACAATAATATTCGGTACGATTAGCGGAACATTCTTCGGAATCGAACTTCTCAATGTCGACTGGCCCTGGATGACGAATTTAAAGAAAATAATGCTGGATCAAAATCAATTATTTTACAATGCATTAATAATTGGGGTTGTGCAGATTCTCTTTGGAATGTGCTTAAAGGTAGTTAATATGATTAAACATAAAAATTACGGCGGCATGTTTTCCACTCTCGGATGGTTGACTTTGATTTTGGGAATGGGAGGAACATTCCTACTATCAAGTCAAGGAATTGTTACAGCCGGAGTTGCAAAAATAATGTACATAGTATTCGGAGCAATCAGTTTTGTTTTAATATTTGTACTCAACAATTTAAAACGCAATGTTTTTATAAACGTTGGCGCCGGATTATGGGATACATATAATATGGTAACAGGGATTCTCGGTGACGTACTATCCTATATACGATTATTCGCATTAGGAATCTGTGGCGCTGTGATGGGTTTCGTTTTCAACGATTTAGCTATTAATCTTAGTCCTGATATTATTATAGTAAAACAAATTGTCATGATAATAATCTTACTTATTGGTCATGGCATGAATATATTTATGTCTGGTTTATCCGCGTTCGTACATCCTATGCGTTTAACCTTTGTAGAATTTTATAAAAATGCCGGATTTACAGGCGGCGGCAAAAAATATTCGCCTTTTGCAGATAAAAATAAATAA
- a CDS encoding V-type ATP synthase subunit D encodes MAIKFQYNKTSMQDLNKQLSVRVRTLPTIKNKESALRMEVKKTKDIVNALNNEYNIKIDSYSEISSLWVEFDNSLLSIDDVRLSIKKIAGVNTPVLNEIIFNVKDFVIFDKPAWYLDGIEILKDIARTAIEAEVANRKMEMLEHARKKTTQKVNLYEKVQIPGFESAILKIKRFLEDEENLSKSSQKIVKNKQQQRKEVIE; translated from the coding sequence ATGGCTATAAAATTTCAATATAATAAAACATCCATGCAAGACCTCAACAAACAATTGAGTGTCAGAGTACGAACTTTGCCTACCATTAAAAATAAAGAATCGGCTCTTCGTATGGAAGTTAAAAAAACGAAAGACATAGTCAATGCATTAAATAACGAATATAACATAAAAATAGATTCATATTCGGAAATTTCAAGTTTGTGGGTAGAATTCGATAATTCTTTATTGAGTATTGATGATGTTAGACTGAGTATCAAAAAGATTGCCGGTGTTAACACTCCCGTTCTCAATGAAATAATTTTTAATGTAAAAGACTTTGTTATTTTTGATAAACCTGCCTGGTATCTCGACGGCATTGAAATTTTAAAAGATATTGCAAGAACGGCCATCGAAGCTGAAGTTGCAAACAGAAAAATGGAAATGCTCGAGCATGCAAGAAAAAAAACTACTCAGAAAGTTAATCTTTATGAGAAAGTTCAAATTCCCGGTTTCGAGAGTGCCATATTGAAAATCAAACGTTTTCTTGAAGATGAAGAAAATCTTTCCAAATCATCTCAAAAAATCGTTAAGAACAAGCAACAACAAAGAAAGGAGGTAATAGAATGA
- a CDS encoding V-type ATP synthase subunit B, with amino-acid sequence MTTKAFQRIYTKITQITKATCTLRATGVGYDEMAVVAGRKAQVVKIQGDEVTLQVFAGTEGIPTNAEVVFLGKPPTVKVGNALSGRFFNAYGDPIDGGPEVEGDEREIGGPSVNPVRRQQPSKLIATGIAGIDLNNTIVSGQKIPFFADPDQPYNEVMATVALRAEADKIILGGMGLTHDDYLYYKNTFDNAGALDRIISFVNTTENPPVERLLIPDMALTTAEYFAYEHNQKVLVLLTDMTLYADALSIVSNRMDQIPSKDSMPGSLYSDLAKIYEKAVQFPEGGSITIIAVTTLSGGDITHAIPDNTGYITEGQLFLRRDSDIGKVIVDPFRSLSRLKQLVIGKQTREDHPQVMNTAVRLYADAANAKTKLENGFDLSDYDERTIAFALDYSEKLLAIDVNIDITKMLDTAWELFAKHFTKSEVAIKQELIDKYWHN; translated from the coding sequence ATGACGACTAAAGCTTTTCAACGTATTTATACGAAAATAACACAGATTACTAAAGCAACTTGTACTTTAAGAGCTACAGGCGTAGGCTATGATGAAATGGCAGTTGTTGCCGGCAGAAAAGCTCAAGTAGTAAAAATACAAGGCGATGAAGTTACTTTACAAGTATTTGCCGGCACCGAAGGAATTCCTACAAATGCCGAAGTTGTATTTTTAGGAAAACCACCAACAGTTAAAGTCGGAAACGCTCTCTCCGGAAGATTCTTCAATGCATACGGCGATCCTATAGACGGTGGTCCGGAAGTTGAAGGCGACGAAAGAGAAATCGGCGGACCTTCGGTTAACCCGGTCAGAAGACAACAGCCGTCAAAACTTATTGCTACCGGTATTGCAGGGATTGACCTAAATAACACAATAGTTTCTGGACAGAAAATTCCGTTTTTCGCAGATCCCGATCAACCGTATAACGAAGTAATGGCTACTGTTGCTCTTAGAGCCGAAGCCGACAAAATTATTCTCGGCGGAATGGGTCTTACTCACGACGATTATCTTTATTATAAAAATACTTTCGATAACGCCGGCGCTTTAGACAGGATCATAAGTTTTGTTAACACAACTGAAAATCCTCCGGTAGAACGACTTCTTATCCCGGATATGGCTCTTACAACTGCGGAATATTTCGCTTATGAGCATAATCAGAAAGTTCTGGTACTATTAACGGATATGACACTTTATGCCGATGCTTTGAGTATAGTTTCCAATCGTATGGATCAGATTCCGTCGAAAGATAGTATGCCGGGTTCTTTATATTCGGATTTGGCAAAGATTTACGAAAAAGCGGTTCAGTTTCCCGAAGGCGGATCAATCACAATTATTGCCGTTACAACATTGAGCGGCGGCGACATAACTCACGCTATTCCCGATAATACAGGTTATATTACCGAAGGACAGCTTTTCCTCAGAAGAGATTCGGATATAGGTAAAGTTATCGTTGATCCATTCAGAAGTTTATCGCGTTTGAAACAATTGGTTATCGGAAAACAAACCCGCGAAGATCATCCTCAGGTTATGAATACTGCAGTACGTCTTTATGCCGATGCCGCAAACGCTAAAACAAAACTTGAAAACGGTTTCGATTTGAGTGATTACGACGAAAGAACTATTGCCTTCGCTTTAGACTATTCCGAAAAATTACTTGCTATAGACGTCAACATCGATATAACCAAAATGCTCGATACGGCTTGGGAGCTTTTCGCTAAACATTTCACCAAGTCTGAAGTAGCTATTAAACAAGAGCTTATAGATAAATACTGGCACAATTAA
- a CDS encoding V-type ATP synthase subunit A: MDNINKTTGQVVGVISNLVTVKVDGPVSQNEICYVKIDNSELMAEVIKIIGDTAYIQVFESTRGLKVGAKVVFMQHMLEVTLGPGILSKNYDGLQNDLEKMDSTFLKRGEYTFPLDEDKKWEFEPIAKPNDTVVAGSWIGNVKENWIDHKIMVPFSFEGEYTVKEVVPAGEYTIKDHIATIIDAKGHEIKLTMIQKWAIKKPIRAYKDKPMPSTILKTGVRIFDTMFPIAEGGTGFIPGPFGSGKTVLQHAIAKQADADIIIMTACGERANEVVEIFTEFPRLIDPRTGRTLNDRTTIICNTSNMPVAAREASVYTGMTIAEYYRSMGLKVLLLADSTSRWAQALREMSNRLEELPGQDAFPVDLSSIISNFYARAGFVNLNNGATGSVTFLGTVSPAGGNLKEPVTESTKKVARCFYALSQDRADKKRYPAVDPIDSYSKYLEYDQVEKYLAKEVSPHWVAQIAKSKNLILRGKEAQEQINILGDDGVPLDYHLRFWKAELIDFVILQQDAFDKIDANTPLERQDFLLTYILKICDSDFEFDSFEEVNPYFKRIINAFKQMNYSEYKSNDFNKYVTEIEHILKERSVRHDD; the protein is encoded by the coding sequence ATGGATAATATAAATAAAACTACAGGGCAAGTTGTGGGTGTAATTTCCAATCTTGTTACGGTTAAAGTTGATGGTCCTGTTTCCCAAAACGAAATCTGCTACGTAAAGATCGATAACAGCGAGCTCATGGCAGAAGTCATCAAAATCATAGGAGATACGGCTTATATCCAGGTTTTTGAAAGTACCCGCGGACTCAAAGTCGGTGCAAAAGTTGTGTTTATGCAACATATGCTCGAAGTTACTCTTGGTCCCGGAATCCTATCTAAAAACTACGACGGACTTCAAAATGACCTTGAAAAAATGGATTCCACTTTCCTGAAAAGAGGAGAATATACTTTCCCTCTTGATGAAGATAAAAAATGGGAATTCGAGCCTATCGCCAAACCAAACGACACGGTTGTTGCCGGCAGCTGGATAGGCAATGTTAAAGAAAATTGGATAGACCACAAAATAATGGTTCCTTTTTCATTTGAAGGCGAATATACTGTTAAGGAAGTTGTTCCCGCAGGTGAATACACAATCAAAGACCATATTGCAACAATAATTGATGCAAAAGGTCATGAAATAAAATTAACAATGATCCAAAAATGGGCTATAAAAAAACCCATCAGAGCTTACAAAGATAAACCGATGCCTTCAACAATTCTTAAAACCGGTGTCAGAATTTTTGATACTATGTTTCCAATTGCAGAAGGCGGAACCGGATTTATTCCGGGTCCTTTCGGTTCGGGAAAAACAGTTCTTCAACATGCTATTGCAAAACAAGCGGATGCCGATATCATTATCATGACTGCTTGTGGTGAACGTGCTAATGAGGTTGTGGAAATATTTACCGAATTCCCACGGCTTATTGACCCGCGAACCGGAAGAACTTTAAATGACCGTACTACAATTATTTGTAATACTTCTAATATGCCTGTTGCTGCCCGTGAAGCTTCGGTTTATACCGGAATGACTATTGCCGAGTACTACAGAAGCATGGGATTAAAAGTTTTACTCCTCGCCGACTCTACTTCCCGCTGGGCGCAAGCTCTCCGCGAAATGTCAAACAGATTGGAGGAACTTCCCGGACAAGATGCTTTCCCCGTCGATTTGTCGTCAATTATTTCAAACTTCTACGCACGAGCAGGTTTTGTTAATCTTAACAACGGCGCTACAGGCTCAGTCACATTCCTCGGAACTGTTTCTCCTGCCGGCGGTAACCTTAAAGAACCCGTTACGGAGTCAACAAAGAAAGTTGCAAGATGTTTTTACGCTCTTTCCCAAGACAGAGCCGATAAAAAACGTTATCCCGCAGTTGACCCTATTGATTCATATTCAAAATATCTTGAATACGATCAGGTGGAGAAATATCTTGCAAAAGAAGTTTCGCCTCATTGGGTAGCTCAAATTGCCAAATCTAAAAATTTAATATTAAGAGGTAAAGAAGCGCAGGAACAAATTAATATTCTCGGCGACGACGGAGTTCCTTTGGATTATCATCTCCGTTTCTGGAAAGCCGAACTTATAGACTTTGTTATTTTGCAGCAAGATGCTTTCGATAAAATCGATGCAAATACTCCTCTTGAAAGACAAGACTTTTTATTGACTTATATTTTGAAAATTTGTGATTCCGATTTCGAATTTGACTCTTTCGAAGAAGTTAATCCTTATTTCAAACGCATTATCAATGCATTTAAACAAATGAACTATTCCGAATACAAATCGAATGATTTTAATAAATATGTTACAGAAATTGAACATATCTTAAAAGAAAGGAGCGTAAGGCATGACGACTAA
- a CDS encoding DUF2764 domain-containing protein, with translation MSKSYYYLIAGMPEIAFDHKKLVFKQDEFKTYLQEELAPEDFDIIQNLYLKYDNENLLKLIFNKDDDTFNDLGVYKKDELIQALKEPEGLNPYLIQFISEYLVSDNKDSVIFWEHRLTTLYYEYLFNIKNDFLRNWFHFEFMTNTVVTAYNSRKYGFLAEEQLILTDENIQAVAKSGAKDFGLTVDWPSVNNILNIFEIENILKREEALDRFRWDWIDEKMTFEYFSFEVVISMLLKLRIIDRWINADPENGKRLFRQLLEDIKSSSKKEI, from the coding sequence ATGAGTAAAAGTTATTATTATCTAATTGCAGGAATGCCAGAAATCGCTTTTGATCACAAGAAACTTGTGTTCAAACAGGATGAGTTTAAAACATACCTGCAAGAAGAATTGGCTCCGGAAGATTTCGATATTATTCAGAATCTTTATCTGAAATATGATAATGAAAATCTTCTTAAGCTTATTTTTAATAAGGATGATGATACTTTTAATGATTTGGGCGTTTATAAAAAGGATGAATTGATCCAAGCATTGAAAGAACCCGAAGGATTAAATCCTTATTTGATTCAATTTATTTCGGAATATCTGGTTTCGGATAATAAAGACTCCGTAATCTTTTGGGAACACCGCCTTACTACTCTGTACTACGAATATTTGTTTAATATTAAAAATGATTTTCTACGCAATTGGTTTCATTTCGAATTTATGACAAACACTGTAGTAACTGCATACAATTCACGTAAATACGGCTTCCTTGCGGAAGAACAGTTGATCTTAACCGACGAAAATATTCAGGCTGTCGCCAAAAGCGGTGCTAAAGATTTCGGCTTAACCGTAGATTGGCCATCGGTTAATAATATCTTGAATATTTTTGAAATAGAGAATATCTTAAAACGAGAAGAAGCTTTAGACCGATTTAGATGGGATTGGATTGACGAAAAAATGACTTTCGAATACTTTTCTTTTGAAGTTGTAATAAGCATGCTATTAAAACTCAGAATCATTGACAGATGGATCAATGCTGATCCTGAAAACGGTAAAAGACTTTTCAGACAACTTCTCGAAGATATCAAATCAAGTTCTAAAAAAGAAATATAA
- a CDS encoding V-type ATP synthase subunit E, which translates to MEDTLKKLTDRIYEEGIEKVNNEADLIIAEAKSKADCILHDAKKKSEEIISKAENDSEELKKKVSSELEMTAKQSISAIKQSITDIMLAEALDAPLSKTFKDENFIKEMITIMLKNWDIKSENSNFELLYPESAKLESFFKEKFSELTENKIKFIPSKDVTDGFTILSKAEGYKISFSEESFNEFIKNYIRPRTFELLFK; encoded by the coding sequence ATGGAAGATACATTGAAAAAACTTACCGACCGAATTTATGAGGAAGGTATTGAAAAAGTTAATAATGAGGCTGATTTAATTATCGCGGAAGCAAAGTCTAAAGCAGATTGTATTTTACACGATGCCAAAAAGAAATCTGAGGAAATTATTTCTAAAGCCGAAAACGACTCGGAAGAACTTAAGAAAAAAGTTAGCTCCGAACTCGAGATGACAGCTAAGCAATCTATTAGCGCTATCAAACAAAGCATTACAGACATTATGTTGGCCGAAGCACTGGATGCTCCGCTTTCTAAAACATTCAAAGATGAAAATTTTATTAAGGAAATGATCACCATAATGCTCAAAAACTGGGATATCAAATCGGAAAATTCCAACTTCGAATTACTTTATCCGGAATCAGCAAAATTAGAATCTTTCTTTAAGGAAAAATTTTCGGAATTGACCGAAAATAAAATTAAATTCATTCCTTCTAAAGATGTTACCGATGGTTTTACAATTCTATCTAAAGCTGAAGGATATAAAATCAGTTTTTCGGAAGAAAGCTTTAATGAGTTCATTAAAAATTACATTCGTCCGAGAACTTTTGAACTTTTATTTAAATAA